TGCTTTGACTACTGAGCCTTCGCCAGCAGCCATCATCGGATCTGTTCCATTTTTCATTTTCGGTTGAGTTGCGGTAGGCGGAGTCGTTCCATTTTTCATTTTCGGTTGAGTTGCAGTAGAAGGCGCTGTTTTCATCATTCCTGCTCCTTTTGAATAAACAAAAGAATCCTCGTGAATGACGGTCCCTGCAGAATTAACTACCTCAACAGTCCAGTCGCCAACCCACTCCGCAACAAGGTTCTTGCTTGAATATACCCGCCATCTTGGTCCACCGACATTAAATGAAATCTCAGCACGGGTTTCGCCGCTGTGAAGCCAGCGGTGTGTAACACGATTCCCGGACATGTTTCTAATGTCGGTGAAGAAGTAAATTTGCTTAATGTCGGTAGAAAATGAGTTCAGATCGTTTACTGGTTCGCGGTCGACGATTTCGGTGGTAAATACCGACTTAGCTACCGAACCAGACTCCTGTGCAGTAGCAGTTGCACCGATAATCAAAACAACTCCCAGTAGAGCATTTAAAAAAACGTTTGTTTTGTTCATAATACACTCCTTTTGTTTTTAACACGCGAACTTATGTAATTTTTAGAATAATGTCAAAACAAATGACTGTAACTTTTTGATGCGGATGCTTGTTAGCTGGATTTGCCCGCTGATTAAAGAAATCGGCTGATGAATATATAAACTTTATGATCTGTGAGATTCTTCAATCATAAGGCATGAAAAGAAAGGATAATCTATTTATGAATCTGGGCAGAAAAAATAAAGTTCCTGCCGGGCGCGTT
The candidate division KSB1 bacterium DNA segment above includes these coding regions:
- a CDS encoding DUF2914 domain-containing protein produces the protein MNKTNVFLNALLGVVLIIGATATAQESGSVAKSVFTTEIVDREPVNDLNSFSTDIKQIYFFTDIRNMSGNRVTHRWLHSGETRAEISFNVGGPRWRVYSSKNLVAEWVGDWTVEVVNSAGTVIHEDSFVYSKGAGMMKTAPSTATQPKMKNGTTPPTATQPKMKNGTDPMMAAGEGSVVKA